The Gossypium hirsutum isolate 1008001.06 chromosome A03, Gossypium_hirsutum_v2.1, whole genome shotgun sequence genome contains the following window.
CAAAGACATCGTCACATGACACGTCACTTTTCCGTGACGTCTGTAATGGAAAAcggtaaaaagaattattttgtgatttttcgaaagttgagtgactgaaatgaaacttAATTGACTGTTTTGTCAGTTACCTCAAAGTTAAGTGactattggtgtaatttaccttaattttaaatattgtatcataaaaataaatataattaaaatctataataaaattattaaaaataataataatacagttGATATTTGCTGTTCATAAGAGAACAGAATTTTACAGCCACCCTGTTTAGATTTGGTTTTACTAAAGGATTTCGATAGTGCAAAAAGAAGCATGGCATTCATAGCCATGAACCGTCATTTTGAGACAGTAATGTCATTTTTACCAATAACAAACTggcacattatttttattttatttttttactttttcaattaaagtcatagttataattcatattatatatGCCAACCCTTTTAAAGGGTACATTGGGCTTGCTTTCCGAAATACATATGTATTGGGCTCATCTTATTATGTCTATGTGGGAAATCCAAGTTCTTTCTGTGTCGAAAAAACCGAGTAGCCGACCGCGAAAAGAACCTTGAATTGGGGGCAAATCAAGCATTTCAACTTAATACACGTGTCGTTTTATCATTGGATAAGATTCTTTTTCTGTCTTCGTTGTCTCGCACGATCTCCATCATGATATGGAGCGGAGTGGAGCCccaaaaagaatatataaattaataattaaaaccaCTAAAATATTTCACTTCAGcacaaaaaagaaaggaaaaaaaattcaaaaaagaactAGAAATTTATTATCGCTCACAGTCTCTTTGAGAAAGCCCAATAATTCCCTctctcatttttaattttagatatttttgTTGCCCTAGATTTTCTCTGTAAGCTCTACCTAGAGAAGAAGCCATGGTgagttttttcttttcatttttttaatttttttctgctattttcctttccattttcagTTCAAGTCTTTGTCTTCGATCTGTCTTTCTTTGACTTGCGTggaacatttaaattttttagatcTGATTTATTATTTACATTGAACGTAGAACTCTGTGTTTCTGCTGATTGGCATAGTctgaatctttttattttttttggttgttGCTGGatttgcattttggtttaatgATGATAGTTATGAATGTTTTCATGCTTCGGTTATTGTTCGATCTTCTGCTTGATGCTGTATTGACGTTTTGGATTGTTAAAACTTGAATGAGAACTTATTATAGATAAAAACAATGCTTAACTTAATCTTCATGGATCTACCATTACGGTTCCTTTGACAATTTGGGTTTGAACTCATATATTAATAAGCGTTATAACTTAAATATGTTTAACGGATCAATACACTATATAGATTTTGAGAAATTATTATAGATAAAAACATGCTTAAATTAATCTTCATGGATCTACCATTCGGATTCCtttgaaattttgtgtttgaattGAGATATTAATAAACGTTATGATTTACAATGCTTAACGAACTGTTTATCGAATTgtaatgattttctttttctctcttatCCATTATcttttttggcttttgttttctaatggattcattttgatcatttttCTAGTGTCCATCGTTGATAGATGacgttttttaaatttaaaaatattgtttaattCATTCTTTTTTATCCCCACAAGCGGATGTGCATCACTGGTGAAGCGATTTCCTATTGATAACCTGTGACATGCCATCTCAACTACTTTTATTATTGTTAGTATTGTTGCTGCTTGACTTTATCACAAAGAAAGTAATCGGATTCATCTCTTAGAGTGGCCCCAGTTGGTTAATACTCTAAGATTGGGATATTGCATTTACACCTGTTAAATTTTTAAGAATGTTGTTTCAAAATTTATGGTTCATTGTCAAAACAGTGAAAAAAAGGTGGGATTGGATCAATTTGGTTGACCCGGTTGTTTTGAGTCATTGATCCGTCTTTATGTTCTTTTTTCTAAATGGGAGAGAGAACTCAAgaacatatgattttttttaattagccTAATTATGATTTCATCTTTTGGGAATTCTAGCCAATGGGAGAGATATTGAGTCCAACCTTTGTAAACACTGTTTGTGCTCTCTTTATATTTATCTGGTTTAAATCCTATCATGTGTGGGTCTTGTCTAGATTTATTTTGGTCTATGTTTAGAGATATTCCGGTTATCAATCCATTGTACAGTTATTGATTCTAATTATAGTTATTTGGATTTATATTATTCATATATGTAATTGTGATTGTTCTTGTATTTGTgctctcaaaaaaataaaaataaaaaattgggtcATTGTTGTATGGAATCTTATGTATTCCTTGAACCTTTCCATTACAGGCTAATGCAGCGTCTGGAATGGCTGTGCATGATGACTGCAAACTGAAGTTCCTTGAGTTAAAGGCCAAAAGAACATACCGCTACATAGTATTCAAGATTGAGGAGAAACAGAAGCAGGTTGTTGTAGAAAAGCTTGGTGAGCCAAGTCAAAGCTATGATGATTTCACTTCAAGCCTCCCTGCTGATGAATGTCGGTATGCTGTCTATGATTTTGACTTTGTGACTGCTGAGAATTGCCAAAAAAGCAGGATTTTCTTCATTGCATGGTATGTGTTAGTGCTTTTGCCTATTATTCTCAAGCATTGTACATTCTAGTCGTTgctgtttatgtttttttttttttttgtttatttgaagGTCTCCTGACACCTCAAGGGTGAGAAGCAAGATGATTTATGCAAGCTCAAAGGACAGGTTCAAGAGAGAGTTGGACGGTATTCAAATAGAGCTGCAGGCAACTGACCCGACTGAGATGGGACTTGATGTTATTCGAAGCCGTGCCAACTAAATTGGCATCTCCAAATGGCAGGAATAATGGAGATGGTAAAATGCTTTCTGCTTTTGTTTCAAGTGAAATGTTAATAGTTTGGTGGGGTGGTATGATTTTGGTTTGTTGTTCAGATGTTATATCCAAGTCTTTGTCTAGAACAAGTTTAGCAATTTCCATTTGAATCTTATGATTCTGTTATGCATGTCTCAAAGTTATCGGACGGAGTGTCTTACAGCTGAGTCGATAAACAAAAGTCTCATCTTCTTGAAGAGTATATGAAGCACTCTTTTTTGAGGGGTTTTTTCCATTGCAACTTTGACTATGGATGGTTGGATAATGGCATATCAGGTTGTTACTCATACTTGTGAATATTGCGCAGGCCCGATGTGATATTAGACCTATCTATTTTAACACGATCTCAAAAACTCAGCCTAATCAATcctaaaaattgataaaattaaaaatactcttcacaatttttgtatttttatttttaagaatttagttttatttttcaaaattttaatttagttgttaaaattgttaaatttaaaaattattttaacattttaacaatgttaatagttaaattgaaattttaaaatttgaaatgtatgaCTAAAAGTCTAAGAATAAAAttatatggattaaattttaaatttacaaagagtatatgaacttataatatattttttaacttaataaaagaaattttaactatttttgttTGAAGGAAAAGAAATCATTAATTATAATGAAACTTTACACTGATGacgtttttataaaattattttaaaaagaaagaggGGTTAAAAAGGCATTTTAcgtcttaaattttttttcttagttttcctTTCCCTAGCTTTCTCCAAATTAGGGTTATTTCAAATTTATGATATGGTTAGTTACGACCGATATTTAGACTAGAATCCGTAGCTTTGAttattagtttttgtattttattcctTATACTATAATTTAGTTAGTTTtaactttcatatttttcaaatttaaaaatgtcttatcaaacaataattattaaatttattaaattttgttattcttAAAATCTAATAcggcaaacatattatcatatgtacaataaaatattaacttgtcattttcacatattactcaattaaaaatttaattaatggtTTAACAACAGACATttatgttaaaactaaaattttaaaatttgaaaaataaaagaaattagaatgatccaattaaagaatatgGATAAATCTAAAAGTGTACTAGTAGTACAATACTAGAATTTAAATTTAACCAAACGGATTTAATTGTTATTATTTGAGGTAAgacttaaatttaaaacttttaaaaaatataggcactaaaattaacaaattcaaaaagtacaataacaaattgattaaattaaaatacaaaattaaatctaaaacttTTATGATCTACATGAAGTTTTAACCTGCTTGATAAAAGCTCATTTTCACATTAAATGCCCCAAAGTACTAGCAAAAAGGGCAAGAGAGATCCTTGTCGTGCTTGTTACTTCAATGGTTAAATATGCTACTAGTCCttgtattttgataaaatttgagcTTTTGTCTCtactttaaaaaagttaaaaataaatccTACTTTTTTAATCTAACAATCTCAACCCAATCATCAACTttgtttgtatatttttattaaaatttatctatttaacaTGAATAACGTGAAATAAACATGTTAACAAAATTTGCTAAAAACTAACATCAATAATGATTGGACTAGGATTTCAAACTGAAAAAGTaagatgatttaattttttaaacttttaaagttcaaagactaaaattcaaattttgtagAAGTACAGGGACTAACTACATATTCTAACCTACTTCAATTtacaaatgatcaaattaaatgGTAAAGATTTTATTATCATTGAACGAATGGTAAGGCTTTAGGTGAACTCTTGCAATTCATCGGCCATATGCCACAATCTTCTCAGTTCACAAGGTACCCTATACAAGAAGACTAGTAATCTTAATCTTTTCCAGCTATATCGGACCGAATCTTTGCCTAAACTTCATCCAACCGCCTTCGGTTTGGCAGTGAATGAACTTGTTCTTTTCGAAGATAATCAAGTGTACACCATACTTTCCATTAAGGCATCCCCCGTAACAACAGGTCCCTGTTCAGTTTCCCTTAAAATTTTGTATCGTTAAAACTGTTTTCCAAGAAGATTACTGATCGACATTCTCATACGAATTCTTCAAACGATTTCCACGAGCAAGAATATCATGTGTAACCTTACTTGGCTTAACACCTCTTCTGAACATGTCATCGCGCAATTCGAATGCCTTGTTCAGTTCTCCAGCAACACAACAGCCGTGTATCAAAAAATTATATGCCAATGTATCTGGCATTATACCCTTATTTAGCATAGAGTCCCACAACCGAATAGCTTTGTGTAAACTACCTCTTCTACAGTGCTCGTATATTATAGTTGAATAAGTAATACAATCCGGGAGAATACCGTTGTCAGCCATTCCAACTAAAAGCTCCATAGCCTCCTCAAGTCTTCCTAACCTGCAAAAGCCACGGATAAGTATATTGTACGTGACTGTGTTAGCTAAAACTCCTTTAACAATTGCATTGTGAAGCTCTACAGCTTTGTCCATATTCCCTTCCTCGGCGAGCCGATTGATGAAACATCCATATGTTATCTGGTTCGGGAGCAAATTACTACCCAGCATTTCTTTACAAAGAAGCTCAGCTTTATC
Protein-coding sequences here:
- the LOC107963946 gene encoding actin-depolymerizing factor 2, with the translated sequence MANAASGMAVHDDCKLKFLELKAKRTYRYIVFKIEEKQKQVVVEKLGEPSQSYDDFTSSLPADECRYAVYDFDFVTAENCQKSRIFFIAWSPDTSRVRSKMIYASSKDRFKRELDGIQIELQATDPTEMGLDVIRSRAN